Proteins encoded together in one Quercus lobata isolate SW786 chromosome 3, ValleyOak3.0 Primary Assembly, whole genome shotgun sequence window:
- the LOC115981491 gene encoding FRIGIDA-like protein 5 gives MGKISSELEAAEMKKQTLRKTLEQIHSSSSSFLLFSLQWKDLEDHFDTARRFLQEQVQGLESKEKRFEELELREKRVEELSRGFEAKEERLRECSKEFELKEADLEERVREVESREERIEECSRDFEVKEKRYGECIRKLKAKEKRLGECLKELELKEKKIEEYAERIRELEVKEDGLKESWKELEEWNQVFELREKKIEERFRELETKEKQFEARFKGLEVREESIELRLKDIGLKEKRSEEIILNENKLGERIKELELKEKLFEKRIKELELREKRFADSLHIRVKTEPLEDFPVNNVVNKSSTASLQFCVTMDGKSLQIFLNERWKEHDSMRLEVGTALRLSSDPAKLVLDAMEGFYPPRLKKGDLEFDESIVQGSCVLLLEQLLKLSPSIKPDVKQEAMRLAIVWRVKMRVDTKHSLEVLGFLQLLASYGLASAFDDDELIMHLEKVSEYEQLPGLCQILGVDNMAPVSCTVHSHIKSAQLSKESSLLDSRVASLAVNAQQDPKCLSVNVHGETLRSLLKKQVEYDSIRSKVSDALQSVLDPDKLVLDAIMGIYPSNLKGDEGFKFCVSRNLILLLKQLIGVSPQIKPLVKVEATKFANDWKSRLKKKRDDPLEVLAFLQFLVAYGLASSFYANEVLRLLDTDVWRKKIPDLCQVLGLTDIMPNFIQNHIKEEQQLEAIKYICALELVDNFPLVTLLNDHLKNSKRKAEDLCKEGNKSLPVQLKGMSKELTALRAVLSWIEIYKLEDENFHEILVKHIVEQEKQQAEKKREYDSSNVKNGPRTRSKDTLLQQHQQQQTNCSPKTLGSEMDPQQTNQVRPQHTEQKCVATTTMITATTAPSTLTSGNTPKSEPQEHSGSKRRRTEVPREAPPIYAVGATSAFHSVQPPNWHPTGLFMGQDAPYFDTSARHYSLSGHPLPDVHINPYVFPDYPRDALRRPGYYDRPIRDPADTIRGPGLYNYPRHYGGYNLPPSYLILLDLKTLAFGKCKKKKKANFLGFLSLF, from the exons ATGGGGAAAATCTCGAGCGAATTGGAAGCGGCGGAGATGAAGAAGCAAACTCTGCGGAAAACGCTGGAGCAAATCCACAGCTCTTCGTCTTCGTTTCTTTTGTTCTCGCTTCAATGGAAGGATCTGGAAGACCACTTCGACACGGCGCGTCGTTTTCTCCAGGAACAGGTGCAAGGGCTCGAGTCCAAAGAGAAGCGGTTCGAAGAGCTTGAACTGAGAGAGAAGCGGGTTGAGGAGTTGTCGAGAGGCTTCGAGGCGAAAGAGGAACGATTGAGAGAGTGTTCGAAGGAATTTGAGTTGAAAGAGGCGGACTTGGAAGAGAGAGTTAGAGAGGTTGAATCGAGAGAGGAGAGGATTGAGGAGTGTTCTAGAGATTTTGAGGTGAAAGAGAAGCGGTATGGAGAGTGCATTCGAAAGCTCAAAGCGAAAGAGAAGAGATTGGGAGAATGTTTGAAAGAATTGGAgttgaaagagaagaaaattgagGAGTATGCAGAGCGAATTCGAGAGCTTGAAGTGAAGGAGGATGGATTGAAGGAAAGTTGGAAGGAATTGGAGGAATGGAATCAGGTGTTTGAattaagagagaagaaaattgaagagAGATTTAGAGAGCTCGAGACGAAAGAGAAGCAGTTCGAAGCGCGGTTTAAAGGGCTTGAAGTGAGAGAGGAAAGCATTGAGTTGAGATTGAAAGATATTGGTTTGAAAGAGAAGAGATCAGAAGAAATCATATTGAATGAGAATAAATTGGGGGAGAGAATTAAAGAGCTCGAGTTGAAAGAGAAGCTATTTGAAAAGCGGATTAAAGAGCTtgaattgagagagaaaagattcGCTGACTCCCTTCATATCCGAGTAAAGACAGAGCCCTTAGAAGATTTTCCAGTTAACAATGTTGTTAATAAATCTTCTACTGCTAGTCTTCAATTTTGTGTAACTATGGATGGAAAGAGCTTGCAAATATTCCTAAATGAGCGCTGGAAAGAGCACGATTCGATGAGACTAGAAGTGGGTACTGCTCTTAGATTGTCATCAGACCCTGCAAAGCTTGTTTTGGATGCTATGGAAGGGTTTTACCCTCCGCGTTTGAAGAAGGGAGATCTGGAGTTTGATGAGAGTATTGTTCAAGGGAGTTGTGTTCTGTTGCTGGAGCAATTGTTGAAACTTTCACCAAGTATCAAACCTGACGTGAAACAAGAAGCAATGAGATTGGCCATTGTGTGGAGGGTGAAGATGAGGGTGGACACAAAGCATTCTCtagaggttttggggtttttgcaACTCCTAGCTTCTTATGGATTGGCCTCTgcttttgatgatgatgaactCATAATGCATTTGGAGAAAGTTTCTGAGTATGAACAGTTGCCTGGATTGTGTCAGATCCTTGGTGTTGATAATATGGCACCAG TGAGCTGCACTGTTCATTCCCATATAAAGAGTGCGCAATTGTCAAAGGAAAGTTCGCTATTGGACAGCAGAGTGGCTTCATTAGCTGTGAATGCTCAGCAGGATCCTAAATGTTTATCTGTCAATGTGCATGGAGAGACATTGAGATCATTACTTAAAAAGCAAGTGGAGTATGATTCAATTCGAAGTAAAGTTTCTGATGCTCTTCAATCTGTACTGGATCCAGATAAGCTTGTTTTGGATGCAATAATGGGAATTTATCCTTCAAACTTAAAGGGAGATGAAGGCTTTAAGTTTTGTGTTTCTAGAAACttaattttattgttgaaaCAATTAATAGGAGTTTCGCCCCAGATTAAGCCTCTGGTGAAAGTAGAAGCCACGAAGTTTGCAAATGATTGGAAATCAAGattgaaaaagaagagagatgaTCCTTTGGAGGTCCTGGCCTTTCTGCAATTTTTAGTAGCCTATGGGTTGGCCTCTTCTTTTTATGCAAATGAGGTTCTTCGTCTTTTGGATACTGATGTTTGGCGTAAAAAGATCCCTGATTTATGTCAGGTCCTTGGCCTGACAGATATCATGCCTA ATTTCATTCAAAATCATATCAAAGAAGAGCAGCAGTTAGAAGCTATTAAATATATCTGTGCACTGGAGCTGGTGGACAATTTCCCATTAGTAACTCTTTTAAATGATCATTTGAAGAACTCCAAAAGAAAAGCGGAGGACTTATGCAAGGAAGGAAATAAGTCACTTCCAGTTCAG CTTAAGGGGATGAGCAAAGAGTTAACTGCTTTAAGAGCTGTACTCAGCTGGATTGAAATTTACAAGCTTGAAGATGAAAACTTTCATGAAATCCTTGTAAAACACATTGTGGAACAGGAAAAGCAGCAGGCAGAGAAAAAGCGTGAGTATGACTCATCCAATGTCAAAAATGGACCTCGTACTAGATCCAAAGATACATTACTACAAcagcatcaacaacaacaaacaaattgTAGTCCCAAAACTTTGGGGTCGGAAatggatcctcaacaaactAATCAAGTTCGACCACAGCATACTGAGCAGAAATGTGTTGCTACAACAACCATGATAACTGCCACCACTGCACCATCCACCCTAACTTCTGGCAATACTCCAAAGTCTGAACCTCAAGAACACAGTGGAAGTAAGCGTCGTAGGACAGAAGTTCCAAGAGAGGCTCCACCAATCTATGCTGTTGGTGCCACTTCTGCTTTTCACTCTGTGCAACCCCCTAATTGGCATCCAACAGGTTTGTTTATGGGTCAAGATGCTCCATACTTCGACACATCAGCTAGACATTATAGTTTGTCAGGCCATCCTCTGCCTGACGTACATATAAACCCATACGTTTTTCCTGATTACCCTAGAGATGCACTTAGGAGACCTGGTTATTATGATAGGCCAATACGTGATCCTGCAGATACAATCAGGGGACCCGGTTTGTACAATTATCCAAGGCATTATGGTGGCTATAATTTACCACCCTCGTACCTTATTCTTTTGGACTTAAAAACACTTGCGTTTGgcaagtgcaaaaaaaaaaaaaaagccaactttttaggatttttgagcttattttag